A genomic segment from Variovorax paradoxus B4 encodes:
- a CDS encoding LysR family transcriptional regulator, with the protein MRQLNLDQLRTLIAIADLGTFSAAAKALHLAQPTVSLHISELESRLGAPLVVRGNRRVTPTAAGAALVERGRKLLRDTDDAVEAVKRQAEGRTGRVRLGTSTGVVVDLLPQVLEALGARHAGIDVEVSILGSYEAMARLAAGTLDVGLVAMPQPPLRDLVVTPWRDQAMMAFVPQRWKAPKRVTPAWLAAQPLIFNDASTHMYRLSMEWFAAAGFAPRARIELNYDAAIRSLVAAGYGAALLPLQQTTDAALNERMQILPIAPRLTRRLGIAHRLPGMLDGATQSVLKVLTTFRQL; encoded by the coding sequence ATGCGACAGCTCAACCTCGACCAACTCCGCACGCTCATTGCCATCGCCGACCTCGGCACCTTCTCGGCGGCGGCCAAGGCGCTGCACCTCGCGCAGCCCACGGTGAGCCTGCACATCAGCGAACTCGAATCGCGGCTGGGCGCGCCGCTGGTGGTGCGCGGCAACCGCCGCGTCACGCCCACGGCCGCCGGCGCGGCACTGGTCGAACGCGGGCGCAAGCTGCTGCGCGACACAGACGACGCCGTCGAAGCCGTCAAGCGCCAGGCCGAAGGCCGCACGGGCCGCGTGCGGCTCGGCACTTCCACCGGCGTGGTGGTCGACCTGCTGCCGCAGGTGCTTGAAGCGCTGGGCGCCCGGCATGCGGGCATCGACGTGGAGGTCAGCATCCTCGGCTCGTACGAGGCGATGGCGCGGCTGGCCGCCGGCACGCTCGACGTCGGGCTGGTGGCCATGCCGCAGCCGCCGCTGCGCGACCTGGTCGTCACGCCCTGGCGCGACCAGGCCATGATGGCCTTCGTGCCGCAGCGCTGGAAGGCACCGAAGCGCGTCACGCCGGCCTGGCTGGCCGCGCAGCCGCTGATCTTCAACGACGCCAGCACCCACATGTACCGGCTCTCGATGGAGTGGTTCGCTGCGGCCGGCTTCGCGCCGCGTGCGCGCATCGAGCTCAACTACGACGCCGCGATCCGCAGCCTGGTGGCCGCCGGCTACGGCGCCGCGCTGCTGCCGCTGCAGCAGACCACGGATGCGGCTCTGAACGAGCGCATGCAGATCCTGCCGATCGCGCCCAGGCTCACGCGCCGCTTGGGCATCGCACACCGCCTGCCCGGCATGCTCGACGGTGCGACGCAGAGCGTGCTGAAGGTGCTGACGACGTTTCGCCAGCTCTGA
- a CDS encoding SDR family NAD(P)-dependent oxidoreductase: MSFDPVSRLDGKVAVITGGLGAIGYATATRLAALGATCVLLHRKGDDAAARAAALPSASGQRHTAIRADIVDTPSLQAAAAEVKATHGRCDILVNSAGHTQPVPAGDLDALTDELIDELLRANFRGVFATIRAFAPMLKDSGDGLVANISSIAGFTGVGSNLAYVAAKAGLDVVGDALAKALAPAVRVVSVSPGAVESGFVPGRGAEFASKMASTTPLGRIGKPDDVAATVEALATTMRFVTGTRIVVDGGRHL; the protein is encoded by the coding sequence ATGAGCTTCGATCCTGTTTCCCGACTCGACGGCAAGGTCGCCGTCATCACCGGCGGCCTTGGCGCCATCGGCTATGCGACGGCCACGCGCCTCGCCGCACTCGGCGCCACCTGCGTGCTCCTGCACCGCAAGGGCGACGATGCGGCTGCCCGCGCTGCCGCCCTGCCCTCCGCCAGCGGACAACGCCACACGGCGATCCGCGCCGACATCGTCGACACGCCGAGCCTGCAGGCCGCGGCCGCCGAGGTGAAGGCCACGCACGGGCGCTGCGACATCCTGGTCAACAGCGCCGGGCACACGCAGCCTGTTCCCGCGGGCGACCTCGATGCGCTGACCGACGAACTCATCGACGAGCTGCTGCGCGCCAACTTCCGCGGCGTGTTCGCGACCATCCGCGCCTTCGCGCCGATGCTGAAGGACAGCGGCGACGGGCTCGTCGCCAACATCTCGTCGATCGCGGGCTTCACCGGCGTGGGCAGCAACCTCGCGTACGTCGCGGCCAAGGCCGGGCTCGACGTGGTGGGCGATGCGCTGGCCAAGGCGCTGGCGCCGGCGGTGCGCGTGGTGTCGGTCTCGCCGGGCGCGGTCGAATCGGGCTTCGTGCCGGGCCGCGGCGCGGAGTTCGCCAGCAAGATGGCGAGCACCACGCCGCTCGGGCGCATCGGCAAGCCCGACGACGTGGCCGCGACGGTCGAGGCGCTCGCGACGACGATGCGCTTCGTCACCGGCACGCGCATCGTGGTCGATGGAGGGCGCCACCTGTGA
- a CDS encoding 3-keto-5-aminohexanoate cleavage protein, with product MSTAKTLITCAVTGNLVKPEQTPHLPITPVQIADECLAAAEAGAAQVHIHVRHPETGKPSMEVELYREVVDRIRRSNRELVINLTTGPGGRFIPSEDDPKIAAPGTTLLPPEKRVEHIALIRPDVCSLDLNTMNSGPDVVMNTPRNVRRMAKVMREAGVKPELEIFDSGDVNLALDLIADGTLDGPAMWTFVLGVKYGFAPTPETLLYARNMLPRGAFWSAFGIGRMEFPIVAQAWLLGGHVRVGMEDNIYLEKGVLAESNAQLVAKARDILLSLGGEVANPREARAMLGLPGAGS from the coding sequence GTGAGCACCGCCAAGACCCTCATCACCTGCGCCGTCACGGGCAACCTCGTGAAGCCCGAGCAGACGCCGCACCTGCCGATCACGCCGGTGCAGATCGCCGACGAATGCCTGGCCGCGGCGGAGGCCGGCGCGGCGCAGGTGCACATCCACGTGCGCCATCCCGAGACCGGCAAGCCGTCGATGGAGGTCGAGCTGTACCGCGAGGTGGTCGACCGCATTCGGCGCAGCAATCGCGAGCTGGTCATCAACCTCACGACCGGCCCCGGCGGGCGCTTCATTCCGAGCGAGGACGACCCGAAGATCGCCGCGCCCGGCACCACGCTGCTGCCACCCGAGAAGCGCGTGGAACACATCGCGCTGATCAGGCCCGACGTGTGCTCGCTCGATCTCAACACCATGAACTCGGGCCCCGACGTGGTGATGAACACGCCGAGGAACGTGCGCCGCATGGCCAAGGTGATGCGCGAGGCGGGCGTGAAGCCCGAGCTGGAAATATTCGATTCGGGTGACGTCAACCTCGCGCTCGACCTGATTGCCGACGGCACGCTCGACGGCCCCGCGATGTGGACCTTCGTTCTTGGTGTGAAGTACGGCTTCGCGCCCACGCCCGAGACGCTGCTCTACGCACGCAACATGCTGCCGCGCGGCGCCTTCTGGAGCGCCTTCGGCATCGGGCGCATGGAGTTCCCGATCGTCGCGCAGGCGTGGCTGCTGGGCGGCCATGTGCGCGTGGGCATGGAAGACAACATCTACCTCGAGAAGGGCGTGCTGGCGGAGAGCAATGCGCAGCTGGTGGCGAAGGCGCGCGACATCTTGCTGAGCCTGGGTGGTGAGGTGGCCAATCCACGCGAGGCGCGCGCGATGCTGGGCTTGCCTGGTGCGGGGAGCTAG
- a CDS encoding transporter substrate-binding domain-containing protein, producing MADKDPIRVGILYSETGVTSTIGLSQLQGALLAIEEINEAGGVDGREIVAVRYDPQSNPARYAQLAEKLIVQDRVNVIFGCYMSSSRKAVIPVIEKWNKLLFYPTLYEGFEYSGNVIYTGAAPNQNSVQLAEFMTTNFGSRVYLIGSDYIYPYESNRIMGELVMQRPGSEKLGERYVALDATEKDYRAIMDDIRHKRPDFIFSTVVGDSTASLYRAYAEAGFDPKTMPISSLTTSEAEISQMGPGVATGHFTAAPYFQSIDSAANRRCLARLRERFGDGCVPNLCWEASYFQMHIFANAFRQSGSDGIAEILPHILGSEFDAPQGRVKIDPANHHTCLYPRIGRVDAHGQFTIVRQATRAVYPDPYLVTHSLGDWTARLDTLEL from the coding sequence GTGGCTGACAAGGACCCCATTCGCGTTGGCATCCTGTACTCGGAAACCGGCGTCACTTCGACGATCGGGCTGTCGCAGCTGCAGGGCGCGCTGCTCGCCATCGAGGAAATCAACGAAGCCGGCGGCGTCGACGGCCGCGAGATCGTGGCGGTGCGCTACGACCCGCAATCCAACCCTGCGCGCTACGCCCAGCTGGCCGAGAAGCTGATCGTGCAGGACCGTGTCAATGTGATCTTCGGGTGCTACATGTCGAGCAGCCGCAAGGCCGTGATCCCGGTGATCGAGAAATGGAACAAGCTGCTGTTCTACCCCACGCTCTACGAGGGCTTCGAGTACTCGGGCAACGTCATCTACACCGGCGCCGCACCCAATCAGAACAGCGTGCAGCTGGCGGAGTTCATGACCACGAACTTCGGTTCGCGCGTCTACCTGATCGGCTCCGACTACATCTATCCCTACGAGTCGAACCGCATCATGGGCGAGCTGGTGATGCAGCGTCCCGGCAGCGAGAAACTCGGCGAGCGCTACGTGGCGCTCGACGCCACCGAAAAGGACTACCGCGCGATCATGGACGACATCCGCCACAAGCGGCCCGACTTCATCTTCTCGACCGTGGTGGGTGACTCCACGGCGAGCCTCTACCGCGCGTACGCGGAAGCGGGCTTCGATCCGAAGACGATGCCGATCTCGAGCCTCACCACATCGGAGGCCGAGATCTCGCAGATGGGGCCTGGCGTGGCCACGGGGCACTTCACCGCGGCGCCGTATTTCCAGTCGATCGACTCGGCCGCCAACCGGCGCTGCCTCGCGCGGCTGCGCGAACGCTTCGGCGACGGCTGCGTGCCCAACCTGTGCTGGGAGGCCTCGTATTTCCAGATGCACATCTTCGCCAATGCGTTCCGCCAATCGGGCAGCGACGGCATTGCGGAGATCCTGCCGCACATCCTGGGCAGCGAGTTCGATGCGCCGCAGGGGCGCGTGAAGATCGATCCGGCGAACCATCACACCTGCCTTTACCCGCGCATCGGGCGGGTCGATGCGCACGGGCAGTTCACCATCGTTCGGCAGGCGACGCGCGCGGTGTACCCCGATCCTTATCTGGTCACTCACTCGCTGGGCGACTGGACGGCCAGGCTCGATACGCTGGAGCTCTAG
- a CDS encoding quinone oxidoreductase family protein translates to MSTDTPPTSRTLRVNEKAANLDALQLEAAPQPEPIAPPGHAVVQVAAAAVNPSDVKATLGLMPQAVWPRTPGRDFAGTVVSGPGEWIGREVYGSGGDIGITRDGSHARYLVLPETALRAKPQGISMDEAGAVGVPFVTAYEGFRRSGMPQAGQTVLVLGANGKVGQAAVQLASQAGARVIAVQRRAGPFEGFACGPVDVIDARHHADVGAQVRELTGGRGANIVYNTVGSAYFEAANKAMAKGATQIFIATHERAVPFDIFAFYRGMHTFVGIDSLAMDCVASTAQLDAMREGFERGTLKPFPVARHFTLDEAMDAYRLVLSGSTDRVVLRP, encoded by the coding sequence ATGAGCACCGACACGCCCCCCACCTCCCGCACACTGCGCGTGAACGAAAAGGCCGCCAACCTCGACGCACTTCAACTCGAAGCCGCACCGCAGCCCGAACCCATCGCGCCCCCCGGACACGCCGTGGTGCAAGTCGCCGCCGCCGCGGTCAACCCGAGCGACGTCAAGGCCACGCTGGGCCTCATGCCGCAAGCCGTGTGGCCGCGCACGCCGGGCCGCGACTTCGCGGGCACCGTGGTGAGCGGTCCCGGCGAATGGATCGGCCGCGAAGTCTATGGCTCGGGCGGCGACATCGGCATCACGCGCGACGGCTCGCACGCACGCTATCTCGTGCTGCCCGAAACCGCGCTGCGCGCCAAGCCCCAGGGCATCTCGATGGACGAGGCCGGTGCCGTGGGCGTGCCCTTCGTCACCGCCTACGAAGGCTTCAGGCGCAGCGGCATGCCGCAGGCCGGGCAGACCGTGCTGGTGCTCGGCGCCAACGGCAAGGTCGGCCAGGCGGCGGTGCAGCTGGCCTCGCAGGCCGGTGCGCGTGTGATCGCTGTGCAGCGGCGCGCCGGTCCGTTCGAAGGATTCGCGTGCGGGCCGGTCGACGTGATCGATGCGCGCCACCATGCCGACGTGGGTGCCCAGGTGCGCGAGCTCACCGGCGGGCGCGGCGCGAACATCGTCTACAACACCGTGGGCAGCGCCTACTTCGAGGCCGCCAACAAGGCCATGGCCAAGGGCGCGACGCAGATCTTCATCGCCACCCACGAACGCGCCGTGCCCTTCGACATCTTCGCGTTCTACCGCGGCATGCACACCTTCGTGGGCATCGACTCGCTCGCGATGGACTGCGTGGCCTCCACCGCGCAACTCGACGCGATGCGCGAAGGCTTCGAGCGCGGCACGCTCAAGCCCTTTCCCGTGGCGCGGCACTTCACGCTCGACGAAGCGATGGATGCCTACCGGCTCGTGCTCTCGGGCAGCACCGACCGCGTCGTGCTGCGCCCCTGA
- a CDS encoding LacI family DNA-binding transcriptional regulator has protein sequence MSTSPPSSPVTIRDVARAAGVHVSTVSRALSPEKRSLISDEVLRVVEEAAQRLGYRPNRAASALRTGRTHTIGVLVPDITNAVFPPILQGIEASAAARGYFVFVTNVVDPALARPVLERMLAQRVDGVILATATRDDPLVDFVARAGMTAVLVNRADETGRLPAVVSDDRLAMKLAVDHLVGLGHKRIAHLAGPQNIPTGVGRRLGVEQALRDHRMKPFRVVECASYSREAGAVAMQQMLEAGPPPQAVVCCNDLVALGAYDALRRAGLRVPKDISVTGHNDMPLVDMVDPPLTTIRLPHRELGWRAAEMLFEEIDGRAMSASTVVLRPELVVRKSTGAPAAR, from the coding sequence ATGAGCACCAGCCCGCCTTCCTCTCCCGTGACCATTCGCGACGTCGCCCGCGCCGCCGGTGTGCATGTGTCGACGGTGTCGCGCGCGCTCAGCCCCGAGAAGCGCTCGCTGATCAGCGACGAGGTGCTGCGCGTGGTGGAAGAGGCCGCGCAGCGCCTGGGCTACCGGCCCAACCGCGCGGCCTCGGCCCTGCGCACGGGCCGCACCCACACCATCGGCGTGCTGGTGCCCGACATCACGAACGCGGTGTTCCCGCCCATCCTGCAGGGCATCGAGGCCAGCGCGGCGGCGCGCGGTTACTTCGTGTTCGTCACCAACGTGGTCGACCCTGCGCTCGCGCGGCCGGTGCTCGAACGCATGCTGGCGCAGCGCGTCGACGGCGTGATCCTGGCCACTGCCACGCGCGACGATCCGCTGGTCGATTTCGTCGCCAGGGCCGGCATGACCGCGGTGCTGGTCAACCGCGCCGACGAAACCGGCCGCCTGCCGGCCGTGGTGAGCGACGACCGGCTTGCGATGAAGCTCGCAGTCGACCACCTCGTGGGCCTGGGCCACAAGCGCATCGCGCACCTTGCAGGGCCGCAGAACATTCCCACCGGCGTGGGTCGCCGCCTGGGCGTGGAGCAGGCGCTGCGCGACCACCGCATGAAGCCGTTCCGCGTGGTCGAGTGCGCGAGCTACAGCCGCGAGGCCGGCGCGGTGGCCATGCAGCAGATGCTCGAAGCCGGTCCTCCCCCGCAGGCCGTGGTGTGCTGCAACGATCTCGTGGCGCTGGGCGCCTACGATGCGCTGCGCCGGGCCGGCCTGCGCGTGCCGAAGGACATCTCGGTCACCGGCCACAACGACATGCCGCTGGTCGACATGGTCGACCCGCCGCTCACCACCATCCGCCTGCCGCACCGCGAACTCGGCTGGCGTGCGGCCGAGATGCTGTTCGAGGAGATCGACGGCCGCGCGATGTCGGCATCGACCGTGGTGCTGCGGCCCGAACTCGTGGTGCGCAAGTCGACCGGTGCGCCGGCCGCGCGCTGA
- a CDS encoding nitric oxide reductase activation protein NorD yields MKDRYAALALLARGLVGVDVEVQPLEGSAGTRAVLVGKRLLLPAQDDDSSDGERLRFAMVAHAVAHLRHSQPARPARTLKPMGIAIVSAIEDARVERLLCRDFPGVHGWFAGSLAPAPDPLDLGFAALVSRMDRMLMLPAWQDDNHWVNKARRLFDETVASAGLEDCDAFRTIASILANDLGQMRVRFDPQHYAVPAPYRDDNSYLWDFGEAETPPDEAIALQQSSARPPPPTDTDAANQSDGPLPEGADELELGRYSYPEWDRKLERLRPGWCTVIEKLPAWQGLLPVREQQAAASNTTERMTPLALPRARQLDRTHRLRRQWEGDDVDLNAAIEVLVDRRLRLRPDPRLFMRPGKAPRPSSVLVLLDLSESANDPVHGGARSLLDIEKQAALLLADSNARGADRFAIHGFSSNTRAEVYYYRLLEFGRPLEAPLRAVVGAVRGRYSTRIGAALRHAASHLRAEPSGQRAILLVTDGAPSDIDVHDPKYLIEDARMAVAEAREAGVRTACIAVDGAADAYVRRIFGWRNYCIADDARSLPARLARMSARLAAAN; encoded by the coding sequence ATGAAAGACAGATACGCCGCACTGGCCCTGCTCGCCCGTGGGCTGGTGGGTGTCGACGTCGAGGTGCAGCCGCTCGAAGGCAGCGCAGGCACGAGAGCGGTGCTGGTGGGCAAGCGGCTGCTGCTCCCTGCGCAGGACGACGACAGCAGCGACGGTGAGCGACTGCGCTTCGCCATGGTGGCCCATGCGGTCGCGCACCTGCGCCACTCCCAGCCCGCCCGGCCCGCGCGCACGCTCAAGCCGATGGGCATCGCCATCGTCTCTGCCATCGAGGACGCACGCGTCGAGCGGCTGCTGTGCCGCGACTTCCCCGGGGTGCACGGCTGGTTCGCCGGATCGCTCGCGCCCGCGCCCGACCCGCTCGACCTGGGCTTTGCGGCGCTCGTCTCGCGCATGGACCGCATGCTGATGCTGCCCGCGTGGCAGGACGACAACCACTGGGTCAACAAGGCGCGCCGCCTGTTCGACGAGACCGTCGCCTCTGCGGGGCTGGAAGACTGCGACGCCTTCCGTACGATCGCGTCGATCCTGGCCAACGACCTCGGCCAGATGCGCGTGCGCTTCGATCCGCAGCACTACGCAGTGCCGGCGCCGTACCGCGACGACAACAGCTATTTGTGGGATTTCGGCGAGGCCGAAACGCCGCCCGACGAAGCCATCGCGCTGCAGCAGTCGAGTGCCCGGCCGCCACCGCCGACCGATACCGATGCTGCGAATCAAAGCGATGGCCCGTTGCCCGAAGGCGCCGACGAACTGGAGCTGGGCCGCTACAGCTACCCCGAATGGGACCGCAAGCTCGAACGCCTGCGGCCCGGCTGGTGCACGGTGATCGAGAAGCTTCCGGCATGGCAGGGTCTCTTGCCGGTGCGTGAACAACAAGCGGCAGCCAGCAACACCACCGAGCGCATGACCCCGCTCGCGCTGCCCCGCGCCCGTCAGCTCGACCGCACCCATCGCCTGCGCCGCCAATGGGAAGGCGACGACGTCGACCTGAACGCCGCCATCGAGGTACTGGTCGACCGCCGCCTGCGGCTGCGCCCCGATCCGCGCCTCTTCATGCGCCCCGGCAAGGCGCCGCGCCCGAGCAGCGTGCTGGTGCTGCTCGACCTGTCGGAATCGGCGAACGACCCCGTCCATGGCGGTGCGCGTTCGCTGCTCGACATCGAAAAGCAGGCCGCGCTGCTGCTGGCCGACTCAAACGCACGCGGCGCCGACCGGTTCGCCATCCACGGCTTCTCGTCCAACACACGCGCAGAGGTCTACTACTACCGCCTGCTGGAATTCGGCAGGCCGCTCGAAGCGCCATTGCGTGCCGTGGTCGGCGCGGTGCGCGGCCGCTACTCCACACGCATCGGCGCCGCGCTGCGCCATGCCGCATCGCACCTGCGCGCCGAGCCTTCAGGCCAGCGCGCGATATTGCTCGTAACCGACGGCGCGCCTTCCGACATCGACGTGCACGACCCCAAGTACCTGATCGAAGACGCCCGCATGGCCGTCGCCGAAGCGCGCGAAGCCGGCGTGCGCACGGCCTGCATCGCGGTCGATGGCGCAGCCGACGCGTATGTGCGCCGGATCTTCGGCTGGCGCAACTATTGCATCGCCGACGACGCACGCAGCCTGCCCGCGCGGCTCGCGCGCATGAGCGCGCGGCTGGCCGCCGCAAACTGA
- a CDS encoding dioxygenase, whose translation MNIATSPDSVLGFALEAMERTPDPRLRTVMNALTRHLHAFVQEVKLTEGEFEQALEFIVAIGQATGEKKNEVVLAADILGISTVVALQNNQDPHGESPAALLGPFWRANSPACALGDSIARSGTPGLPLAVAGTVRDATGQPVAGATVDVWQASPIGLYENQDPAQEDMNLRGRFTTDAEGRFHFHSVRPAGYPVPTDGPCGVLLRAQQRHPNRPAHLHFMVSKPGHKVLITQVFADDDQNLESDPTFGVTRRLIGCFALAPDGKSATLQYDFQLEPGEMKFPRPPIP comes from the coding sequence ATGAACATCGCCACCTCCCCCGACTCGGTGCTGGGCTTCGCACTCGAAGCCATGGAGCGCACACCCGACCCGCGGCTGCGCACCGTGATGAACGCACTCACGCGCCACCTCCATGCCTTCGTCCAGGAGGTGAAGCTGACCGAGGGGGAGTTCGAGCAGGCGCTCGAATTCATCGTCGCCATCGGCCAGGCCACGGGCGAGAAAAAGAACGAGGTGGTGCTGGCGGCCGACATCCTCGGTATCTCCACCGTGGTGGCGCTGCAGAACAACCAGGACCCGCACGGCGAATCGCCGGCCGCGCTGCTCGGCCCGTTCTGGCGCGCGAACTCGCCGGCCTGCGCGTTGGGCGACAGCATCGCGCGCTCGGGCACGCCGGGCCTTCCGCTCGCGGTGGCGGGCACGGTGCGAGACGCGACGGGGCAGCCGGTGGCCGGCGCCACGGTCGACGTGTGGCAGGCCTCGCCCATCGGCCTGTACGAGAACCAGGACCCGGCGCAGGAAGACATGAACCTGCGCGGCCGCTTCACGACCGACGCCGAGGGCCGCTTCCACTTCCACAGCGTGCGGCCGGCCGGCTATCCGGTGCCGACCGACGGACCTTGCGGCGTGCTGCTGCGCGCGCAGCAGCGCCACCCCAACCGGCCCGCGCACCTGCACTTCATGGTGAGCAAGCCGGGGCACAAGGTGCTGATCACGCAGGTGTTCGCCGATGACGACCAGAACCTGGAGAGCGACCCGACCTTCGGGGTGACGCGGCGGCTGATCGGGTGCTTCGCGCTGGCGCCCGATGGCAAGAGCGCCACGCTGCAGTACGACTTCCAGCTCGAGCCCGGCGAGATGAAGTTCCCGCGTCCTCCCATCCCCTGA
- a CDS encoding ANTAR domain-containing response regulator, producing MDDAAPKRHTLRVTPPQLKELRLLKIAVIHPDDADGRHITQQLQRIGCQVQAFWPPVQVLPEGIDVAFMAVQPDFINLRFEWTQSEEAPAIIAVVTYENPTIVEAVLEIGAKAVLPSPVRSFGLLSALVVAREAHKESRSLARRLRKVEAKLLGVRQLAEAKSILMKTHSVSEGQAHDLIRDQAMSKRTTMEEIAAAIVNANEILSLGARRPGQN from the coding sequence ATGGACGACGCCGCCCCCAAGCGACACACCCTGCGGGTGACGCCGCCGCAGCTGAAAGAGCTGCGCCTGCTGAAGATCGCGGTGATCCACCCTGACGACGCCGACGGCCGACACATCACGCAGCAACTGCAGCGCATCGGCTGCCAGGTGCAGGCCTTCTGGCCGCCGGTGCAGGTGCTTCCCGAGGGCATCGACGTGGCCTTCATGGCGGTGCAGCCCGACTTCATCAACCTGCGCTTCGAATGGACCCAGAGCGAAGAAGCGCCCGCCATCATCGCCGTGGTGACCTACGAGAATCCGACCATCGTCGAGGCCGTGCTGGAGATCGGCGCCAAGGCGGTGCTTCCCTCGCCGGTGCGCTCCTTCGGGTTGCTCTCTGCACTGGTGGTGGCGCGCGAGGCGCACAAGGAAAGCCGTTCGCTCGCGCGGCGCCTGCGCAAGGTCGAGGCCAAGCTGCTCGGTGTACGGCAGCTCGCCGAAGCCAAGAGCATTCTCATGAAGACACACAGCGTTTCCGAAGGGCAGGCACACGACCTGATCCGCGACCAGGCGATGAGCAAGCGCACGACCATGGAAGAAATCGCCGCGGCCATCGTCAACGCCAACGAAATTCTTTCGCTCGGCGCGCGCAGACCCGGCCAGAATTGA
- a CDS encoding DUF1127 domain-containing protein, with the protein MSAPNKEPIVTAPTHSPFHQRLMHALRSWRRRAAERRRAHTDARHLAGMSEHELRDLGIGRSEVAGLLDRHR; encoded by the coding sequence ATGAGCGCTCCCAACAAGGAGCCCATCGTGACCGCGCCGACGCACTCGCCTTTTCATCAACGCCTGATGCATGCCCTGCGCAGCTGGCGCCGCCGCGCTGCAGAGCGCCGCCGCGCCCACACGGACGCCCGGCATCTGGCTGGCATGAGCGAGCACGAGCTGCGCGACCTGGGCATCGGCCGCAGCGAGGTGGCCGGGCTGCTCGATCGGCATCGCTGA
- a CDS encoding CbbQ/NirQ/NorQ/GpvN family protein, with protein sequence MNAALPRCADPLASYRIETEPFYRPAGNEVALYEQAYRHRMPLILKGPTGCGKTRFVEHMAWSLGRPLVTLACNEDMTASDLVGRYLLDANGTAWHDGPLTLAVRHGGICYLDEVVEARQDTTVVIHPLTDARRILPLDKKGELVRAHPDFQLVVSYNPGYQSSAKDMKPSTRQRFAALEFDYPDSGLEAEIVAHEAAVGLDLAAKLVAIARCSRELKHRGLDEGVSTRMLIYAGVLIRDGVSPRDSCEMTMTRALTDDPDMASALQGFVAAQFG encoded by the coding sequence ATGAACGCCGCCTTACCCCGTTGCGCCGATCCGCTCGCCAGCTACCGCATCGAGACCGAGCCCTTCTACCGGCCCGCGGGCAACGAAGTGGCGCTCTATGAACAGGCCTACCGCCACCGCATGCCGCTGATCCTGAAGGGCCCGACCGGCTGCGGCAAGACCCGCTTCGTGGAGCACATGGCGTGGTCGCTCGGACGGCCGCTGGTCACGCTGGCGTGCAACGAGGACATGACGGCCTCCGATCTCGTGGGGCGCTACCTGCTCGATGCAAACGGCACGGCCTGGCACGACGGCCCGTTGACGCTGGCGGTGCGCCACGGCGGCATCTGCTACCTCGACGAGGTGGTGGAGGCCCGGCAGGACACCACCGTGGTGATCCACCCGCTGACCGACGCGCGCCGCATCCTTCCGCTCGACAAGAAGGGCGAACTGGTGCGCGCGCACCCCGACTTCCAGCTGGTGGTCTCGTACAACCCCGGCTACCAGAGCAGCGCGAAAGACATGAAGCCCTCGACACGGCAGCGTTTCGCGGCGCTGGAGTTCGACTACCCCGACAGCGGCCTCGAAGCGGAAATCGTCGCACACGAGGCCGCGGTCGGGCTCGACCTGGCCGCGAAGCTGGTGGCCATTGCGCGCTGCTCGCGCGAGCTCAAGCACCGCGGGCTCGACGAGGGCGTGTCGACGCGCATGCTGATCTACGCGGGCGTGCTGATCCGCGACGGCGTGTCACCGCGCGACAGCTGCGAGATGACGATGACGCGCGCCCTCACCGATGACCCCGACATGGCCAGCGCGCTGCAGGGCTTCGTCGCAGCCCAGTTCGGATGA